From a single Sinorhizobium sp. RAC02 genomic region:
- the hutI gene encoding imidazolonepropionase: protein MVATEKDTVRVWRNARLATLKESLPGLGIVENGAIAVRDGRIAFAGPEADLPAEFSAAETIDCEGRWITPGLIDCHTHLVHAGDRAHEFELRLAGASYEEIARAGGGIVSSVKALRAASEDDLVRQTLPRLDALIAEGVTTVELKSGYGLDTENEMKSLRAARRVGEERDVTVRTTFLGAHALPPEMNGDKTAYVDKVVNEMLPAIAAEGLADAVDGFCEGIAFSTDEMARVFDAAKAHGLPVKLHADQLSNLHGAALAASYGALSADHLEYTDDAGAAAMAKAGTVAVILPGAFYFIRETKKPPVELFRKHGVKMAVATDSNPGTSPLTSLLLTMNMAATLFGMTVEECIAGTTREAARALGLVDEVGTLEAGKWADFVLWDIGRPAELVYRMGFNPMFARIRSGH from the coding sequence ATGGTGGCAACGGAAAAGGACACGGTCCGCGTCTGGCGCAATGCGCGACTGGCGACGCTCAAGGAAAGCCTGCCGGGGCTCGGCATCGTGGAAAACGGTGCCATTGCCGTGCGCGACGGCCGCATCGCCTTTGCCGGTCCTGAAGCCGATCTGCCGGCCGAATTCTCCGCTGCGGAAACGATCGACTGCGAAGGCCGCTGGATCACGCCGGGCCTTATCGACTGCCATACCCACCTCGTGCATGCCGGCGACCGCGCCCACGAATTCGAGCTTCGCCTTGCCGGCGCCTCCTATGAGGAGATCGCGCGGGCCGGTGGCGGCATTGTTTCGTCCGTCAAGGCGCTGCGCGCGGCAAGCGAAGACGACCTCGTGCGCCAGACCCTGCCCCGCCTCGATGCGCTGATCGCCGAGGGCGTGACGACCGTGGAGCTGAAATCCGGCTACGGCCTCGACACCGAAAACGAGATGAAGTCGCTGCGCGCTGCCCGCCGTGTCGGCGAAGAGCGTGACGTCACCGTGCGCACCACCTTCCTCGGCGCCCATGCGCTGCCGCCGGAAATGAACGGCGACAAGACCGCCTATGTCGACAAGGTCGTGAACGAGATGCTGCCGGCCATCGCAGCCGAGGGGCTTGCCGATGCCGTCGACGGGTTCTGCGAGGGCATCGCCTTTTCTACCGACGAGATGGCAAGGGTCTTTGACGCCGCCAAGGCGCATGGCCTGCCAGTGAAGCTTCATGCCGACCAGCTTTCCAATCTGCACGGCGCAGCACTTGCCGCCTCTTATGGCGCACTGTCGGCCGACCACCTCGAATATACCGACGATGCAGGCGCGGCCGCCATGGCCAAGGCCGGCACCGTCGCCGTCATCCTGCCGGGCGCCTTCTATTTCATCCGCGAGACCAAGAAGCCGCCGGTCGAACTCTTCCGCAAGCATGGCGTGAAAATGGCCGTCGCCACCGATAGCAATCCCGGCACCTCGCCGCTCACCTCTCTGCTTCTAACCATGAACATGGCTGCAACCCTCTTCGGCATGACCGTCGAGGAATGCATTGCCGGCACGACGCGCGAGGCTGCGCGCGCGCTGGGCCTGGTCGACGAAGTGGGGACGCTCGAAGCCGGAAAATGGGCCGATTTCGTCCTCTGGGACATCGGCCGGCCGGCGGAACTGGTCTATCGCATGGGCTTCAACCCCATGTTTGCCCGTATCCGCAGCGGACACTGA
- the hutH gene encoding histidine ammonia-lyase, translated as MTITLHPGSVPLKTLETIYWTGEATKLDASFDAGIQKAAARIAEIAAGDEPVYGINTGFGKLASIKIASADVATLQRNLILSHCCGVGKPLAENIVRLIIALKLISLGRGASGVRIEIVRLLEAMQAKGVIPVIPEQGSVGASGDLAPLAHMTAVMLGEGEAFYAGERLRGGEALAKAGLAPVVLAAKEGLALINGTQVSTALALAGLFRAHRAAQAALATGALSTDAAMGSSAPFHPDIHTLRGHKGQIDAAASLRALLAGSVIRESHITGDERVQDPYCIRCQPQVDGACLDVLRTAARTLEIEANAVTDNPLVLSDNSVVSGGNFHAEPVAFAADQIAIAVCEIGAISQRRIALLVDPALSFGLPAFLAKKPGLNSGLMIAEVTSAALMSENKQMAHPASVDSTPTSANQEDHVSMACHGARRLLRMTENLFAIIGIEALTAAQGIDFRAPLTTSPELQKVVAALRTVVATLEEDRYMAPDLAAASTFVSSGALAASVTKGILPVLEA; from the coding sequence ATGACGATCACCCTTCACCCGGGCTCCGTACCTCTCAAGACCCTTGAAACCATCTACTGGACCGGAGAGGCGACCAAGCTCGACGCGTCCTTCGACGCCGGCATCCAGAAGGCCGCCGCCCGCATCGCGGAAATCGCCGCCGGCGACGAGCCGGTCTACGGCATCAATACCGGTTTCGGTAAACTCGCCTCGATCAAGATCGCCTCCGCCGACGTGGCGACGCTCCAGCGCAACCTGATCCTGTCGCATTGCTGCGGCGTCGGCAAACCGCTTGCCGAAAACATCGTGCGCCTGATCATCGCTCTGAAGCTGATCTCGCTCGGCCGCGGCGCTTCCGGCGTGCGCATCGAGATCGTGCGGCTTCTCGAGGCCATGCAGGCAAAGGGCGTCATCCCGGTCATTCCGGAACAGGGTTCCGTTGGCGCCTCCGGCGACCTTGCGCCGCTTGCCCACATGACGGCCGTGATGCTCGGCGAAGGCGAAGCCTTCTATGCCGGCGAACGGCTGCGCGGCGGCGAAGCACTCGCCAAGGCCGGGCTTGCGCCCGTCGTGCTCGCCGCCAAGGAAGGCCTCGCCCTCATCAATGGCACGCAGGTCTCGACCGCTCTGGCGCTCGCCGGCCTCTTCCGCGCCCATCGTGCGGCACAGGCAGCACTCGCCACCGGTGCGCTGTCCACCGATGCGGCCATGGGCTCGTCTGCACCCTTCCATCCGGATATCCACACGCTGCGCGGTCACAAGGGCCAGATCGATGCGGCCGCATCGCTGCGCGCCCTGCTTGCCGGTTCCGTCATCCGCGAAAGCCATATCACCGGCGACGAGCGTGTGCAGGATCCTTACTGCATCCGCTGCCAGCCGCAGGTCGACGGCGCCTGCCTCGATGTCCTGCGCACCGCCGCCCGCACGCTTGAAATCGAAGCCAATGCCGTGACTGACAACCCGCTCGTCCTGTCGGACAACAGCGTCGTTTCCGGCGGCAACTTCCACGCCGAGCCCGTCGCCTTCGCTGCCGACCAGATCGCCATTGCGGTTTGCGAGATCGGTGCGATTTCCCAGCGGCGCATCGCGCTGCTCGTCGACCCCGCCCTCTCCTTCGGCCTGCCGGCCTTCCTTGCCAAGAAGCCCGGCCTCAACTCCGGCCTGATGATCGCGGAAGTCACCTCGGCCGCGCTGATGAGCGAAAACAAGCAGATGGCGCATCCGGCCTCGGTCGATTCGACGCCGACCTCCGCCAACCAGGAAGACCACGTCTCCATGGCCTGCCACGGCGCCCGCCGCCTGCTGCGCATGACGGAAAACCTGTTCGCCATCATCGGCATCGAGGCGTTGACGGCCGCGCAGGGCATCGACTTCCGTGCCCCGCTCACCACCAGCCCGGAGCTGCAGAAGGTCGTGGCAGCGCTGCGCACCGTCGTGGCGACGCTGGAGGAAGACCGCTACATGGCGCCGGATCTCGCCGCCGCCAGCACCTTCGTCTCCTCGGGCGCGCTCGCCGCTTCCGTAACGAAGGGCATCCTGCCGGTGCTGGAGGCGTAA
- the hutG gene encoding N-formylglutamate deformylase yields the protein MALFKLHQGTSPVILAFPHTGTDVPADIWERLNDNGRILADTDWHIERLYDGLLPDVTTVRATFHRYVIDANRDPAGVSLYPGQNTTGLVPDTDFDGKPIWKDGAAPTETDIAYRLANFHAPYHAALAAEIERVKAIHGVAILYDCHSIRSLIPFLFEGRLPDFNVGTDMGRTCDNAIETATFEACATAEGYTSILNGRFKGGWTTRHYGKPETGVHAIQMELAQVSHLATEVPPFALDEEKAARLRIPLKDILTRLEALASTLPR from the coding sequence ATGGCGCTGTTCAAACTTCACCAGGGCACCTCGCCCGTCATCCTCGCCTTCCCGCATACCGGCACGGATGTCCCGGCCGATATCTGGGAGCGCCTCAACGACAACGGTCGCATCCTCGCTGATACGGACTGGCACATCGAGCGTCTCTATGACGGTCTTCTGCCCGATGTAACGACGGTGCGCGCCACGTTCCACCGCTACGTCATCGATGCCAACCGCGATCCGGCCGGCGTCAGCCTCTATCCCGGCCAGAACACGACGGGCCTCGTTCCGGACACGGATTTCGACGGCAAGCCGATCTGGAAGGATGGCGCGGCACCGACCGAGACGGACATCGCCTATCGGCTCGCCAATTTCCACGCGCCCTATCACGCGGCCCTTGCCGCCGAAATCGAGCGCGTCAAGGCGATCCACGGCGTGGCGATCCTCTATGATTGCCACTCGATCCGCTCGCTGATCCCCTTCCTGTTCGAAGGCCGGCTGCCGGATTTCAACGTCGGCACCGACATGGGCCGCACCTGCGACAACGCCATCGAAACGGCGACCTTCGAGGCCTGCGCCACAGCCGAGGGCTATACCAGCATCCTCAACGGCCGCTTCAAGGGCGGCTGGACGACACGCCACTACGGCAAGCCGGAAACCGGCGTGCACGCCATCCAGATGGAACTGGCGCAAGTCAGCCATCTCGCCACGGAAGTCCCGCCCTTCGCCCTCGATGAGGAGAAGGCCGCACGGCTCCGCATACCCCTGAAAGACATCCTGACCCGTCTCGAGGCGCTTGCCTCCACCCTTCCACGCTGA
- the hutU gene encoding urocanate hydratase, protein MTTNPRHNIREVRAARGTELTAKSWMTEAPLRMLMNNLDPDVAENPHELVVYGGIGRAARTWADFDKIVASLRDLEENETLIVQSGKPVGIFRTHKDAPRVLIANSNLVPHWATWDHFNELDKKGLAMYGQMTAGSWIYIGSQGIVQGTYETFVEAGRQHYNGDLKGKWVLTGGLGGMGGAQPLAAVMAGASCLAVECNPDSIDFRLRTRYIDEKAETLDEALAMIDRWTKAGEAKSVGLLGNAAEILPEMVRRGIRPDMVTDQTSAHDPINGYLPKGWTMGEWKEKRESDPKAVEKAARASMREHVEAMIAFQDMGIPTFDYGNNIRQVAKEEGLENAFAFPGFVPAYIRPLFCRGIGPFRWAALSGDPEDIRKTDAKVKELLPDNKHLHNWLDMAAERIAFQGLPARICWVGLGDRHRLGLAFNEMVKNGELSAPIVIGRDHLDSGSVASPNRETESMKDGSDAVSDWPLLNALLNTASGATWVSLHHGGGVGMGFSQHSGVVICADGTDEAAERLSRVLWNDPATGVMRHADAGYDIALDCAKEKGLRLPGILGN, encoded by the coding sequence ATGACCACCAATCCCCGCCACAACATCCGCGAAGTACGCGCTGCCCGCGGCACCGAGCTCACCGCCAAGAGCTGGATGACGGAAGCGCCGCTGCGCATGCTGATGAACAATCTCGACCCTGACGTCGCGGAAAACCCGCACGAACTGGTCGTCTACGGCGGCATCGGCCGTGCGGCGCGCACCTGGGCCGATTTCGACAAGATCGTCGCGTCGCTGCGCGATCTCGAAGAAAACGAGACGCTGATCGTGCAATCCGGCAAGCCGGTCGGCATTTTCCGCACGCACAAGGATGCGCCGCGCGTGCTGATCGCCAACTCCAACCTCGTGCCGCACTGGGCGACGTGGGACCACTTCAACGAGCTGGATAAGAAGGGCCTTGCCATGTACGGCCAGATGACGGCCGGTTCGTGGATCTATATCGGCAGCCAGGGCATCGTTCAGGGCACCTACGAGACCTTCGTGGAAGCCGGCCGCCAGCACTATAATGGCGACCTCAAGGGCAAGTGGGTTCTGACCGGCGGCCTCGGCGGCATGGGCGGCGCCCAGCCGCTCGCCGCCGTCATGGCCGGCGCGTCGTGCCTTGCCGTCGAGTGCAACCCCGACTCGATCGATTTCCGCCTGCGCACCCGCTATATCGACGAAAAGGCCGAAACGCTCGACGAGGCGCTCGCGATGATCGACCGCTGGACGAAGGCCGGTGAGGCCAAGTCCGTCGGCCTGCTCGGCAACGCCGCCGAAATCCTGCCGGAAATGGTCCGCCGCGGCATCCGCCCGGACATGGTCACCGACCAGACCTCGGCCCACGACCCGATCAACGGCTACCTGCCGAAGGGCTGGACGATGGGAGAGTGGAAGGAAAAGCGCGAAAGCGACCCGAAGGCCGTCGAAAAGGCCGCCCGCGCCTCGATGCGCGAGCATGTCGAAGCCATGATCGCCTTCCAGGACATGGGCATCCCGACCTTCGACTACGGCAACAACATCCGTCAGGTCGCCAAGGAAGAAGGCCTCGAAAACGCCTTCGCCTTCCCGGGCTTCGTGCCGGCCTATATCCGCCCGCTTTTCTGCCGCGGCATCGGCCCGTTCCGCTGGGCTGCGCTTTCGGGTGATCCGGAGGACATCCGCAAGACCGACGCAAAGGTCAAGGAACTGCTGCCGGACAACAAGCACCTGCACAACTGGCTCGACATGGCCGCCGAGCGCATCGCCTTCCAGGGCCTGCCGGCGCGCATTTGCTGGGTCGGCCTCGGGGATCGTCATCGGCTCGGCCTCGCCTTCAACGAGATGGTCAAGAACGGCGAACTGAGCGCGCCCATCGTCATCGGCCGCGACCACCTCGACTCGGGCTCCGTCGCTTCGCCGAACCGCGAGACGGAATCGATGAAGGACGGCTCGGACGCCGTGTCCGACTGGCCGCTGCTGAACGCGCTGCTCAACACCGCCTCGGGCGCGACCTGGGTATCGCTCCACCACGGCGGCGGCGTCGGCATGGGCTTCTCGCAGCATTCGGGCGTCGTCATCTGCGCCGACGGCACGGATGAAGCGGCCGAGCGCCTTAGCCGCGTGCTGTGGAACGATCCGGCGACGGGCGTCATGCGCCACGCGGATGCCGGCTACGACATCGCGCTTGATTGCGCCAAGGAAAAAGGCCTGCGCCTGCCCGGCATCCTCGGTAACTGA
- a CDS encoding HutD family protein encodes MARLLRNSDHRRMPWKNGGGETVEVIVTPEGASLSDFGWRVSMATVASDGPFSVFPGIDRTLAVLSGEGMALSIEGLGDKLLTPVCAPLAFPADAPTTARLTGGPITDLNVMTRRVAFRHSLTHHIAEGSKALRDFAGERLLLALSPLGVSTAEGLVGLQPLDALVLDGSEKAEVLSVGESAAFYLVEITPA; translated from the coding sequence ATGGCCCGCCTCCTTCGCAACAGCGACCATCGCCGCATGCCGTGGAAGAACGGCGGCGGCGAGACGGTCGAGGTGATCGTCACTCCGGAAGGCGCCAGCCTTTCGGATTTCGGCTGGCGCGTCAGCATGGCGACGGTGGCGAGCGATGGACCGTTCTCGGTCTTCCCCGGCATCGACCGCACGCTGGCGGTGCTGTCGGGCGAAGGCATGGCGCTCTCCATCGAAGGGCTTGGCGACAAGCTGCTGACGCCGGTCTGCGCGCCCCTCGCCTTTCCGGCCGATGCACCGACGACCGCCCGGCTGACGGGCGGACCGATCACTGATCTCAACGTGATGACGCGGCGGGTTGCTTTCCGGCATTCGCTCACGCACCACATCGCGGAAGGGTCCAAGGCGCTTCGCGATTTCGCTGGCGAACGGCTCCTGCTGGCACTGTCGCCGCTCGGCGTTTCCACAGCCGAAGGCCTCGTCGGCCTCCAGCCGCTCGATGCGCTCGTGCTCGACGGCTCGGAGAAGGCCGAGGTTTTGTCTGTCGGCGAAAGTGCGGCCTTCTATCTGGTAGAAATCACTCCCGCCTGA
- a CDS encoding aldo/keto reductase — MRHRKFGRTGFTTTDIGFGAWQIGGAWGDVTEADGRAALNAALDAGMTFIDTADVYGDGRSEKIIADVLKDRGGQRPMVATKAGRRLSPHVADGYNKENLEGFIDRSLKNLGVERLDLVQLHCPPVEVYYRPEVFHALEEIKAAGKIANYGVSVEKVEEALKAIEYPGVVSVQIIYNIFRQRPAQLFFKEAARRHVAVIARVPLASGLLSGKINRDTAFAADDHRNFNRHGESFDVGETFAGVPFETGLQAVEEIRALVPTGATMAAFALRWILMADAVSVVIPGARNAEQAKANAIAASLPAIPDAVMEATREVYYRLVAPHVHDRW; from the coding sequence ATGAGACATCGCAAATTCGGCCGCACAGGTTTCACCACCACGGATATCGGCTTCGGCGCCTGGCAGATCGGCGGCGCCTGGGGCGACGTCACCGAGGCGGATGGCCGCGCCGCGCTCAATGCCGCACTCGATGCCGGCATGACCTTCATCGACACCGCCGACGTTTATGGCGACGGCCGTTCGGAAAAGATCATCGCCGATGTTCTCAAGGATCGTGGCGGCCAGCGGCCGATGGTGGCGACGAAGGCCGGCCGCCGGCTCTCGCCGCATGTAGCCGATGGCTACAACAAGGAAAATCTCGAAGGCTTCATCGACCGCAGCCTGAAGAACCTCGGCGTCGAACGCCTCGACCTCGTGCAACTGCATTGCCCGCCGGTGGAGGTTTACTACCGTCCTGAGGTCTTCCATGCGCTGGAAGAGATCAAGGCCGCCGGCAAGATCGCCAATTACGGCGTCAGCGTGGAAAAGGTCGAGGAAGCGCTGAAGGCCATCGAGTACCCGGGCGTCGTCAGCGTGCAGATCATCTACAACATTTTTCGCCAGCGCCCGGCGCAGCTGTTCTTCAAGGAGGCCGCCCGTCGGCATGTCGCGGTCATCGCGCGCGTGCCACTGGCAAGCGGCCTACTTTCCGGCAAGATCAACCGCGATACCGCCTTCGCAGCCGATGACCACCGCAACTTCAATCGCCACGGCGAATCCTTCGACGTCGGCGAGACCTTTGCCGGCGTGCCCTTCGAGACCGGCTTGCAGGCCGTGGAAGAAATCCGCGCGCTCGTGCCGACAGGCGCCACCATGGCGGCCTTCGCGCTGCGCTGGATCCTGATGGCGGACGCCGTCAGTGTCGTCATTCCGGGCGCGCGCAATGCCGAACAGGCGAAAGCCAATGCGATCGCCGCCAGCCTTCCGGCCATTCCGGATGCCGTGATGGAAGCGACCCGCGAGGTCTATTACCGCCTCGTCGCGCCGCATGTGCACGACCGCTGGTAA